Proteins encoded together in one Bacteroides ovatus window:
- the ispE gene encoding 4-(cytidine 5'-diphospho)-2-C-methyl-D-erythritol kinase, whose protein sequence is MIAFPNIKINLGLSITEKRPDGYHNLETVFYPVALEDALEIRTSPNADRKFTLHQHGMEIAGNPEDNLVVKAYLLMDKEFHLPPIEIHLYKHIPSGAGLGGGSSDAAFMLKLLNDHYQLGVSEEQLEVYAATLGADCAFFIKNRPIFAEGIGNIFSPAELSLNGYQIMIIKPNVFVSTREAFSNIHPHRPKYPVREAIQRPVQEWKDTLINDFEASVFPQHPVIGEIKEELYHQGAIYASMSGSGSSVFGLFAPGFVLPEIDWGTDVFCFKGTLNK, encoded by the coding sequence ATGATTGCTTTTCCCAATATCAAAATAAACCTGGGACTTTCCATCACGGAAAAACGCCCGGACGGATACCACAATCTGGAAACAGTTTTCTATCCGGTGGCTCTGGAAGACGCACTGGAAATCCGTACCTCCCCTAACGCTGACCGAAAATTCACTCTCCACCAACATGGAATGGAAATAGCCGGTAACCCTGAAGACAATCTGGTAGTAAAAGCCTATTTATTGATGGATAAGGAATTTCATCTCCCTCCTATCGAAATCCACTTATACAAGCACATCCCTTCAGGAGCCGGACTGGGAGGAGGATCATCGGATGCCGCTTTCATGCTAAAGTTGCTCAACGATCATTATCAGCTGGGAGTATCCGAAGAACAATTGGAAGTATACGCTGCCACTTTGGGAGCAGACTGCGCTTTCTTTATCAAAAACAGACCGATATTTGCCGAGGGAATTGGAAACATCTTCTCCCCGGCCGAACTTTCATTAAACGGCTACCAAATCATGATTATAAAACCGAATGTTTTTGTTTCCACCCGGGAAGCCTTTTCAAACATTCATCCCCATCGTCCGAAATATCCGGTTAGGGAGGCAATCCAGCGTCCTGTACAAGAATGGAAGGATACGTTAATCAATGATTTCGAAGCAAGTGTATTCCCGCAACATCCCGTCATTGGAGAAATCAAAGAAGAACTCTATCATCAAGGAGCAATCTACGCATCCATGAGCGGCTCCGGCTCATCCGTATTCGGGCTGTTTGCTCCCGGATTCGTCTTACCGGAAATTGATTGGGGAACTGACGTATTCTGCTTCAAAGGTACATTAAACAAATAA
- a CDS encoding type II toxin-antitoxin system HigA family antitoxin has translation MTKITKEQYEFALARVEELLPLVDDSTPANDKSMVELSVMSDIVIAYEKEHFPIEKPTVAELIELSLEEKGMTQKQLASEIGVSPSRVNDYISGRSEPTLKIARLLCRVLNIHPAAMLGF, from the coding sequence ATGACTAAAATAACGAAAGAACAATACGAATTTGCATTGGCAAGAGTCGAAGAACTTCTGCCTTTGGTGGACGACAGCACTCCTGCAAATGACAAGAGCATGGTGGAGCTTTCTGTTATGTCTGATATAGTGATTGCGTATGAGAAGGAACATTTTCCTATAGAAAAACCAACCGTAGCAGAATTGATAGAATTGTCCCTTGAAGAAAAGGGGATGACACAAAAACAGCTTGCCAGTGAAATAGGGGTTAGCCCTTCACGCGTGAATGATTATATTTCGGGTCGCTCGGAACCTACTTTAAAAATAGCTCGCTTGCTTTGCCGGGTACTCAATATACACCCCGCTGCCATGTTGGGATTTTGA
- a CDS encoding type II toxin-antitoxin system HigB family toxin, which yields MRVVSHKKLKDFYETKGCEDSRVALERWYDIAEKAEWRNLSDIKADFLSTDYVGNQHYVFNIRGNNYRLVVVVKFTVGYIFVRWVGTHKEYDKIDCSTI from the coding sequence ATGAGAGTAGTATCACATAAGAAATTGAAAGATTTCTACGAGACGAAAGGGTGTGAAGATTCACGTGTTGCTTTAGAACGTTGGTATGATATAGCGGAAAAAGCAGAATGGCGGAATTTGTCTGATATAAAAGCGGATTTTCTATCGACTGATTATGTGGGCAATCAACACTATGTTTTTAATATCAGAGGGAACAACTATCGGCTGGTAGTGGTTGTTAAATTTACGGTGGGATACATTTTTGTCCGTTGGGTGGGAACTCATAAAGAGTATGATAAAATAGATTGTTCAACTATATAA
- the galE gene encoding UDP-glucose 4-epimerase GalE, whose product MKERILVTGGTGYIGSHTVVELQNSGYEVIIIDNLSNSSADVVDNIEKVSGIRPVFEKLDCLDFAGLDAVFAKYKGIKAIIHFAASKAVGESVQKPLLYYRNNLVSLINLLELMPKHGVEGIVFSSSCTVYGQPDELPVTEKAPIKKAESPYGNTKQINEEIIRDTVASGAPINAIMLRYFNPIGAHPTALLGELPNGVPQNLIPYLTQTAIGIREKLSVFGDDYDTPDGSCIRDFINVVDLAKAHVIAIRRILEKKQKEKVEVFNIGTGRGVSVLELINGFEKATGVKLNYQIVGRRAGDIEKVWANPDFANKELGWKAVETLEDTLRSAWNWQLKLRERGIQ is encoded by the coding sequence ATGAAAGAAAGAATTTTAGTAACAGGCGGGACAGGATACATTGGGTCTCATACTGTTGTAGAACTACAAAACAGTGGATATGAAGTAATCATCATCGATAATTTATCAAATTCAAGTGCCGACGTTGTTGACAATATAGAGAAAGTTTCCGGTATTCGCCCAGTTTTTGAAAAGCTGGACTGTTTGGACTTTGCCGGTCTGGATGCAGTATTTGCAAAATATAAAGGAATTAAGGCAATCATTCACTTTGCAGCTAGCAAAGCAGTAGGAGAGTCGGTACAAAAACCGTTGCTTTACTACCGTAATAACCTGGTTTCTTTGATTAACCTTCTCGAACTGATGCCAAAACATGGAGTAGAAGGTATTGTGTTCTCTTCTTCTTGTACAGTATACGGTCAGCCGGACGAGCTGCCGGTAACGGAAAAAGCTCCGATTAAGAAAGCGGAATCACCTTATGGAAATACCAAACAGATCAATGAAGAGATTATTCGTGATACGGTAGCTTCAGGTGCTCCGATCAATGCGATCATGTTGCGCTATTTCAACCCGATTGGCGCGCATCCTACTGCATTGCTGGGTGAACTGCCTAACGGGGTTCCTCAAAACCTGATTCCATATCTGACCCAGACAGCCATCGGTATCCGTGAGAAACTTAGCGTGTTTGGTGACGATTATGATACACCGGACGGTTCTTGTATCCGTGACTTTATCAATGTCGTTGACTTGGCTAAAGCACACGTGATTGCTATCCGTCGTATCTTGGAAAAGAAACAAAAAGAAAAAGTAGAAGTATTTAATATTGGTACAGGACGTGGTGTTTCTGTATTGGAATTAATAAATGGCTTTGAAAAAGCCACTGGCGTAAAATTGAATTATCAGATTGTCGGACGTCGTGCAGGTGACATTGAAAAAGTTTGGGCTAACCCGGATTTTGCTAATAAAGAGCTGGGTTGGAAAGCCGTAGAAACTTTAGAAGATACTTTACGTTCTGCATGGAACTGGCAGCTGAAACTCCGTGAAAGAGGGATTCAATAA
- the rsxA gene encoding electron transport complex subunit RsxA has product MEYILIFISAIFVNNIVLSQFLGICPFLGVSKKVETAMGMSAAVAFVLTIATIVTFLIQKFVLDVFGLGYLQTITFILVIAGLVQMVEIILKKVSPALYQALGVFLPLITTNCCILGVAILVIQKDYDLLTGVVYAFSTAIGFGLALVLFAGLREQMSLVKIPKGMQGTPIALITAGLLAMAFMGFSGVV; this is encoded by the coding sequence ATGGAATATATATTGATATTTATTTCGGCAATCTTTGTAAACAACATCGTGTTGTCGCAGTTCCTGGGTATCTGTCCGTTCCTGGGCGTATCCAAGAAGGTGGAAACTGCGATGGGTATGAGCGCTGCGGTTGCTTTCGTGTTGACCATCGCTACCATCGTCACTTTCCTGATTCAGAAATTTGTACTGGATGTTTTCGGACTGGGATACTTACAGACGATTACATTTATCCTGGTGATTGCCGGATTGGTGCAGATGGTGGAAATCATCCTGAAAAAGGTGTCTCCGGCCCTGTATCAGGCGTTGGGTGTGTTCTTGCCGCTGATTACAACGAACTGTTGTATTCTTGGTGTCGCTATCCTGGTGATTCAGAAAGACTATGACCTGCTGACAGGTGTTGTATACGCATTCTCTACAGCTATCGGCTTCGGTCTGGCACTGGTGCTTTTTGCCGGATTGCGCGAACAGATGAGCCTTGTGAAAATTCCGAAAGGAATGCAAGGAACTCCGATTGCTTTGATTACCGCCGGTTTGCTTGCTATGGCATTCATGGGATTCTCCGGCGTGGTGTAA